GCTACACTCAGGACAGGCTTAGTGCCTCTGTGGTGAAATTTTATGAATAATAGGTTAGTAACTGACAAGTAATTTTCTGCCATTTTTTGGCAAGAAATGAAAATTCAAATCCCAAAAGCAAAGATTTCACGCAAAGACGCGAAGGCGCAAAGAGCATCGCAAAGAAAACCTTTGCGTATTCTTTGCGTCCCTTCGGCGTTGCTCAGGACATGCTCTGCGACTTTGCGTGCGCTTTTACTCTTTTGCCGCTATGATCTTCAAGAGATTCTTTTCAGACACGATGACGCCATCAAGGTCGGCGTAAAGATAATCTCCAGGATTAAACACGAGTCCCGCAAACTCAACGGGCACATCAACCTCACCCAACCCTTTTTTGATGCTCTTCTTCGGGATAGTGTTGAGAGCTTTAAGTCCAATCGGGATTTTTGCAATTTCCGCTGAGTCACGAATGCAGCCATTTACCACGATTCCGGCCCAGCCATGTTCATAAGCAATTTGGGCGAGCTGATCACCGACTAGCGCCACTCTTTTAGAAGCTCCGCCGTCAACTACGAGGATTCGTTTTCGGCCTTCGGTTCCCAGAGTTTTCCGAACCAGCACATTATCTTCGAAAACTTTGACGGTTGCGATTTCACCATAGAAGGATTTTAGTTGCCCGTAATCCTGAAAAAGCGGCTCGGCAATTTTAACCAGGGATTCGAATTCGTCGCAGAGGTCGGCAGTTGTGAAGTTCATTTATTTGCTGCTCGTTAAATCCTTTTCATAAACGACTTCGCCCCCGACGATGGTAAACAGTACTTCCCCGCTAAAGAGCTCGTGGGCATTTGCCATATCAAAATTATGGGGATCGATGCTGAGGACGCTAATATCGGCCCATTTCCCGGGCGCAAGCGTACCGGTTTCGTCTTCAAGAAAAGCGGCATAAGCTGGCCAGACTGTGTAAGCACGCACTGCCTCTTCTGTAGAAAGCGCCTGTTCGGGGAACCAGCCGTTTGGCGGCTGTAAGTCCTTGCTCCGCCTGGTAATCGCAGAATGCAACCCGTAAAAGAAGTTAGGGTCAGAGCCAGTGAGGTCGGAGTTGAAAATGAGGCGGACACCTGCCTTACGCAACGTCCGCCAGGCATATGCGCCCTTTATCCGTTCGGGTCCTAAGCGGTCTTCTGCCCAGGCTTTATCCTCA
The sequence above is drawn from the candidate division KSB1 bacterium genome and encodes:
- the rraA gene encoding ribonuclease E activity regulator RraA, whose amino-acid sequence is MNFTTADLCDEFESLVKIAEPLFQDYGQLKSFYGEIATVKVFEDNVLVRKTLGTEGRKRILVVDGGASKRVALVGDQLAQIAYEHGWAGIVVNGCIRDSAEIAKIPIGLKALNTIPKKSIKKGLGEVDVPVEFAGLVFNPGDYLYADLDGVIVSEKNLLKIIAAKE